The proteins below are encoded in one region of Oncorhynchus gorbuscha isolate QuinsamMale2020 ecotype Even-year linkage group LG01, OgorEven_v1.0, whole genome shotgun sequence:
- the LOC124034316 gene encoding cyclic nucleotide-gated cation channel beta-1-like isoform X2 produces MPKQQQQNQDLELDRLVRQVPLQHHPPTRSPSPSSPNRTLELPNVPSYPRLPPISLSRQLSGLFNPTFHIEDDPTSALPSVSSRLSVHPAVSVEDVDSGGEGGGGGGEHHRHHIPQILTLQDPNFKTLTVPGVSKTSRQCKVAEKEKKLYSQSEEDEEEIEIAVRAWPSQSSILSGDDGLKERPASSASQASYVVNERLQELVKMFKERTERAKEKLIDPDHSDDDSPTASPARAPTPPPAPPEEPKEEEEIKEQQPKPTLCCKVMPPRWIRALLHYRFPASIDPFTNLVYVLWLFFVTLAWNWNMWLIPVRWAFPYQTPSNIYLWLLTDYLCDFIYILDILVFQPRLQFVRSGDIVFDKKDMRVNYMKTFRFKMDVISLVPLELFYFKTGINPLLRFPRLLKIMSFFEFNDRLEGILTKAYVYRVIRTTTYLLYCLHCNACLYYWGSAYEGLGSTQWVYDGQGNSYIRCYYFAVKTLITIGGLPDPTTLFEIIFQLINYFVGVFAFSIMIGQMRDVVGAATAGQTYYRACMDNTVKYMASYRIPKDVQNRVKTWYNYTWQSQGMLDEQELLVQLPDKMRLDIAVDVNYDIVSKVSLFQGCDRQMIFDMLKRLRSVVYLPGDYVCKKGEVGREMYIIKAGEVQVVGGPDGKTVFVTLRAGSVFGEISLLAVGGGNRRTANVVAHGFANLFILDKKDLNEILVHYPESQKLLRKKARKMLMKDKKPPKEPAQVIPPRTVTPKLFKAALDVAHQKTGLKGTLAKIKEKINKSSVSLQPSMSSLPPLSPVSPVSSLDPERKADATSPTLDSSTLLCPVSHCHGDETLSKEQGQVEGEVAGESGKKKEKRKA; encoded by the exons ATGCCTAAGCAGCAGCAGCAAAACCAGGACCTGGAGTTGGACCGCCTGGTCCGCCAGGTCCCTCTCCAACACCACCCTCCGACTCGCAGCCCCTCaccgtcctcccccaacaggacccTAGAGCTGCCCAACGTGCCCTCCTACCCCCGCCTGCCACCCATTAGCCTGTCCAGGCAGCTGTCAGGGCTTTTCAACCCCACCTTCCACATTGAGGATGACCCCACGTCCGCTCTACCCTCAG TGAGCTCCAGGCTCAGTGTGCACCCAGCTGTCAGTGTGGAGGATGTGGATTCCggcggagagggagggggtggcgGAGGGGAGCACCACCGCCACCACATTCCCCAAATCCTTACCCTACAGGACCCCAACTTCAAGACCCTGACCGTACCCGGAGTGTCCAAAACCAGCCGTCAGTG TAAAGTTGCTGAAAAAGA aAAGAAGTTGTACTCTCAGagtgaggaggatgaagaggagatcGAGATTGCAGTGAGGGCATGGCCTAGCCAGTCCAGCATCCTCAGTGGAGACGATGG GCTAAAGGAGCGCCCTGCGTCTTCCGCTAGCCAGGCCAGCTACGTGGTGAACGAGCGCCTACAGGAGCTGGTCAAGATGTTTAAGGAGAGGACAGAAAGGGCCAAAGAGAAACTCATAGACCCAGATCACTCTGATGATGACAGTCCAACTGCCT CCCCTGCGAGAGCTCCAACACCACCTCCTGCTCCTCCAGAGGAGccgaaggaggaggaggagataaagGAGCAGCAACCCAAGCCTACATTATGCTGCAAGGTGATGCCTCCTCGCTGGATCAGAGCTCTGCTGCACTACCGCTTCCCCGCTAGCATCGACCCCTTCACCA ATCTGGTCTATGTGCTGTGGCTGTTTTTCGTCACCTTGGCGTGGAACTGGAACATGTGGCTTATCCCGGTGCGCTGGGCCTTCCCCTACCAGACCCCCAGTAACATCTACCTGTGGCTACTCACTGACTATCTGTGTGACTTCATCTACATCCTGGACATCCTGGTCTTCCAGCCCCGCCTGCAGTTTGTCCGCAGTGGAGACATAGTG TTTGACAAAAAGGACATGAGAGTGAATTACATGAAAACCTTCCGGTTCAAG ATGGATGTCATCAGTCTTGTTCCACTGGAGTTGTTCTATTTTAAAACTGGGATCAACCCACTCCTCCGCTTCCCACGACTACTAAAG ATAATGTCTTTCTTTGAGTTCAACGACCGTCTTGAGGGCATCCTTACCAAAGCCTACGTTTACAG AGTGATCCGGACCACCACCTACCTGCTGTACTGCCTGCACTGTAATGCCTGTCTGTACTACTGGGGCTCTGCGTATGAAGGTCTGGGCTCCACGCAGTGGGTCTATGACGGACAGGGCAACAG TTACATCCGCTGCTACTACTTTGCTGTGAAGACCCTAATCACCATTGGTGGACTGCCGGACCCCACAACACTCTTTGAAATCATCTTTCAGCTCATAAACTACTTTGTTGGAGTGTTTGCCTTTTCCATCATGATTGGACAG ATGAGAGATGTGGTTGGTGCAGCCACAGCAGGACAGACGTACTACAGAGCATGCATGGACAACACTGTCAAATACATGGCCTCCTACCGTATCCCTAAAGACGTGCAGAACCGGGTTAAAACCTGGTACAACTACACCTGGCAGTCCCAGGGCATGCTGG atGAACAGGAGCTTCTGGTTCAGCTCCCAGACAAGATGAGGCTGGACATCGCTGTGGATGTCAACTATGACATTGTCAGTAAAGTGTCTCTCTTCCAG gGTTGCGATAGACAGATGATCTTTGACATGCTGAAGAGACTGAGGTCTGTTGTGTACCTCCCAGGGGACTATGTCTGCAAAAAG GGTGAAGTTGGGCGGGAAATGTACATCATCAAAGCCGGCGAGGTGCAGGTGGTGGGCGGGCCAGACGGGAAGACTGTGTTTGTCACACTGAGGGCGGGGTCAGTGTTTGGGGAAATCAG CTTGCTGGCAGTTGGTGGAGGGAACAGGAGAACAGCAAACGTGGTGGCTCATGGCTTCGCCAACCTGTTCATCCTGGACAAGAAGGACCTCAATGAGATTCTAGTGCATTACCCCGAGTCCCAGAAGCTACTCCGCAAGAAGGCCAG GAAGATGCTCATGAAAGATAAGAAGCCTCCGAAGGAGCCGGCCCAGGTGATCCCTCCTCGAACGGTCACGCCCAAGCTATTCAAAGCTGCTCTGGATGTGGCGCATCAGAAAACAGGCCTCAAAGGGACCCTCGCCAAGATTAAGGAGAAGATCAACAAATCCAGCGTTTCTCTACAG CCCTCCatgtcctccctgcctcccttgtccccagtctctccagtctccagtctggACCCAGAGCGCAAGGCTGACGCCACGTCACCAACCTTAGACAGCTCCACGCTGCTCTGCCCCGTCTCCCATTGTCACGGAGATGAGACACTCTCCAAGGAGCAGGGCCAAGTGGAGGGAGAAGTTGCAGGAGAGAGTGGgaagaagaaagaaaagagaaaggcATGA
- the LOC124034316 gene encoding cyclic nucleotide-gated cation channel beta-1-like isoform X1, whose amino-acid sequence MPKQQQQNQDLELDRLVRQVPLQHHPPTRSPSPSSPNRTLELPNVPSYPRLPPISLSRQLSGLFNPTFHIEDDPTSALPSVSSRLSVHPAVSVEDVDSGGEGGGGGGEHHRHHIPQILTLQDPNFKTLTVPGVSKTSRQCKVAEKDEKKPKNIWTNIKKLYSQSEEDEEEIEIAVRAWPSQSSILSGDDGLKERPASSASQASYVVNERLQELVKMFKERTERAKEKLIDPDHSDDDSPTASPARAPTPPPAPPEEPKEEEEIKEQQPKPTLCCKVMPPRWIRALLHYRFPASIDPFTNLVYVLWLFFVTLAWNWNMWLIPVRWAFPYQTPSNIYLWLLTDYLCDFIYILDILVFQPRLQFVRSGDIVFDKKDMRVNYMKTFRFKMDVISLVPLELFYFKTGINPLLRFPRLLKIMSFFEFNDRLEGILTKAYVYRVIRTTTYLLYCLHCNACLYYWGSAYEGLGSTQWVYDGQGNSYIRCYYFAVKTLITIGGLPDPTTLFEIIFQLINYFVGVFAFSIMIGQMRDVVGAATAGQTYYRACMDNTVKYMASYRIPKDVQNRVKTWYNYTWQSQGMLDEQELLVQLPDKMRLDIAVDVNYDIVSKVSLFQGCDRQMIFDMLKRLRSVVYLPGDYVCKKGEVGREMYIIKAGEVQVVGGPDGKTVFVTLRAGSVFGEISLLAVGGGNRRTANVVAHGFANLFILDKKDLNEILVHYPESQKLLRKKARKMLMKDKKPPKEPAQVIPPRTVTPKLFKAALDVAHQKTGLKGTLAKIKEKINKSSVSLQPSMSSLPPLSPVSPVSSLDPERKADATSPTLDSSTLLCPVSHCHGDETLSKEQGQVEGEVAGESGKKKEKRKA is encoded by the exons ATGCCTAAGCAGCAGCAGCAAAACCAGGACCTGGAGTTGGACCGCCTGGTCCGCCAGGTCCCTCTCCAACACCACCCTCCGACTCGCAGCCCCTCaccgtcctcccccaacaggacccTAGAGCTGCCCAACGTGCCCTCCTACCCCCGCCTGCCACCCATTAGCCTGTCCAGGCAGCTGTCAGGGCTTTTCAACCCCACCTTCCACATTGAGGATGACCCCACGTCCGCTCTACCCTCAG TGAGCTCCAGGCTCAGTGTGCACCCAGCTGTCAGTGTGGAGGATGTGGATTCCggcggagagggagggggtggcgGAGGGGAGCACCACCGCCACCACATTCCCCAAATCCTTACCCTACAGGACCCCAACTTCAAGACCCTGACCGTACCCGGAGTGTCCAAAACCAGCCGTCAGTG TAAAGTTGCTGAAAAAGA TGAGAAGAAACCCAAGAATATCTGGACCAATAT aAAGAAGTTGTACTCTCAGagtgaggaggatgaagaggagatcGAGATTGCAGTGAGGGCATGGCCTAGCCAGTCCAGCATCCTCAGTGGAGACGATGG GCTAAAGGAGCGCCCTGCGTCTTCCGCTAGCCAGGCCAGCTACGTGGTGAACGAGCGCCTACAGGAGCTGGTCAAGATGTTTAAGGAGAGGACAGAAAGGGCCAAAGAGAAACTCATAGACCCAGATCACTCTGATGATGACAGTCCAACTGCCT CCCCTGCGAGAGCTCCAACACCACCTCCTGCTCCTCCAGAGGAGccgaaggaggaggaggagataaagGAGCAGCAACCCAAGCCTACATTATGCTGCAAGGTGATGCCTCCTCGCTGGATCAGAGCTCTGCTGCACTACCGCTTCCCCGCTAGCATCGACCCCTTCACCA ATCTGGTCTATGTGCTGTGGCTGTTTTTCGTCACCTTGGCGTGGAACTGGAACATGTGGCTTATCCCGGTGCGCTGGGCCTTCCCCTACCAGACCCCCAGTAACATCTACCTGTGGCTACTCACTGACTATCTGTGTGACTTCATCTACATCCTGGACATCCTGGTCTTCCAGCCCCGCCTGCAGTTTGTCCGCAGTGGAGACATAGTG TTTGACAAAAAGGACATGAGAGTGAATTACATGAAAACCTTCCGGTTCAAG ATGGATGTCATCAGTCTTGTTCCACTGGAGTTGTTCTATTTTAAAACTGGGATCAACCCACTCCTCCGCTTCCCACGACTACTAAAG ATAATGTCTTTCTTTGAGTTCAACGACCGTCTTGAGGGCATCCTTACCAAAGCCTACGTTTACAG AGTGATCCGGACCACCACCTACCTGCTGTACTGCCTGCACTGTAATGCCTGTCTGTACTACTGGGGCTCTGCGTATGAAGGTCTGGGCTCCACGCAGTGGGTCTATGACGGACAGGGCAACAG TTACATCCGCTGCTACTACTTTGCTGTGAAGACCCTAATCACCATTGGTGGACTGCCGGACCCCACAACACTCTTTGAAATCATCTTTCAGCTCATAAACTACTTTGTTGGAGTGTTTGCCTTTTCCATCATGATTGGACAG ATGAGAGATGTGGTTGGTGCAGCCACAGCAGGACAGACGTACTACAGAGCATGCATGGACAACACTGTCAAATACATGGCCTCCTACCGTATCCCTAAAGACGTGCAGAACCGGGTTAAAACCTGGTACAACTACACCTGGCAGTCCCAGGGCATGCTGG atGAACAGGAGCTTCTGGTTCAGCTCCCAGACAAGATGAGGCTGGACATCGCTGTGGATGTCAACTATGACATTGTCAGTAAAGTGTCTCTCTTCCAG gGTTGCGATAGACAGATGATCTTTGACATGCTGAAGAGACTGAGGTCTGTTGTGTACCTCCCAGGGGACTATGTCTGCAAAAAG GGTGAAGTTGGGCGGGAAATGTACATCATCAAAGCCGGCGAGGTGCAGGTGGTGGGCGGGCCAGACGGGAAGACTGTGTTTGTCACACTGAGGGCGGGGTCAGTGTTTGGGGAAATCAG CTTGCTGGCAGTTGGTGGAGGGAACAGGAGAACAGCAAACGTGGTGGCTCATGGCTTCGCCAACCTGTTCATCCTGGACAAGAAGGACCTCAATGAGATTCTAGTGCATTACCCCGAGTCCCAGAAGCTACTCCGCAAGAAGGCCAG GAAGATGCTCATGAAAGATAAGAAGCCTCCGAAGGAGCCGGCCCAGGTGATCCCTCCTCGAACGGTCACGCCCAAGCTATTCAAAGCTGCTCTGGATGTGGCGCATCAGAAAACAGGCCTCAAAGGGACCCTCGCCAAGATTAAGGAGAAGATCAACAAATCCAGCGTTTCTCTACAG CCCTCCatgtcctccctgcctcccttgtccccagtctctccagtctccagtctggACCCAGAGCGCAAGGCTGACGCCACGTCACCAACCTTAGACAGCTCCACGCTGCTCTGCCCCGTCTCCCATTGTCACGGAGATGAGACACTCTCCAAGGAGCAGGGCCAAGTGGAGGGAGAAGTTGCAGGAGAGAGTGGgaagaagaaagaaaagagaaaggcATGA